A region from the Prosthecobacter algae genome encodes:
- the coaD gene encoding pantetheine-phosphate adenylyltransferase: MRRAIYPGSFDPITNGHLDVLQRAAGLFDELIVAVAQDNAKQSLFTVEERVELLIGATEHIPNLKVMPFQGLLVDFAKQQGAVALVRGLRAVSDFEFEFQLALMNRKLEPNLETMFLMPREELTYISSRLVKEISRLGGNVNQFVPPHVVAALKARQMKS; encoded by the coding sequence ATGCGCCGCGCCATCTACCCTGGAAGTTTTGATCCCATCACCAACGGCCACCTGGACGTGTTGCAACGCGCGGCCGGGCTGTTTGACGAACTGATCGTCGCCGTGGCCCAGGACAATGCCAAGCAGAGCCTCTTCACCGTGGAAGAGCGGGTGGAATTGCTGATCGGCGCCACCGAACACATCCCAAACCTGAAAGTGATGCCGTTTCAGGGGCTGCTGGTGGATTTTGCCAAACAGCAAGGTGCGGTGGCCCTGGTACGCGGGCTGCGGGCCGTGAGTGACTTTGAGTTTGAATTCCAGCTCGCCCTGATGAACCGGAAACTGGAGCCCAACCTGGAAACCATGTTTCTGATGCCCCGCGAAGAGCTGACCTATATCAGCAGCCGGCTGGTGAAAGAGATCTCCCGGCTGGGTGGCAACGTAAATCAATTTGTCCCCCCCCACGTCGTCGCGGCCTTGAAAGCCCGGCAAATGAAGAGCTGA